The following proteins are encoded in a genomic region of Flammeovirga pectinis:
- a CDS encoding L-rhamnose/proton symporter RhaT, with product MNLLAITLIVFASFFQGTFGLGMKHIAPLKWENWWLVHSFIAMIAFPIIWSLIVVPETFQIIAGTDTSVLMMAMMYGFLWGIGGILFGISVEYTGISITYGIVMGLAASVGSLIPLFQMEQLPSNINMVLAGVALLLVGVGITAIAGVKRDSVQNGGEEANDFDTLEDDADVLTLAEPKVAAPKKSIKVGVAIATACGVLSAALNVGFSNAAPVAASAVTNFGADPKDASLVAWVVVLIGAFIMNGGYALFKLVQNNSWSSFKVANSGNAYKWSILAGLFWFAALGVYGQGAALMGTLGPVIGWPILLGLALIISNVWGYRSGEWKGAKQPFNILLGGLAVLIVAVCLLGYANY from the coding sequence ATGAATTTACTAGCAATTACATTAATCGTATTCGCAAGTTTCTTTCAAGGTACTTTTGGACTTGGAATGAAACATATCGCTCCATTAAAATGGGAAAACTGGTGGTTAGTACACTCGTTTATAGCCATGATTGCCTTTCCTATTATCTGGTCTTTAATTGTAGTACCAGAAACATTCCAAATTATAGCAGGAACAGATACGTCGGTATTAATGATGGCGATGATGTACGGTTTCCTTTGGGGAATTGGAGGGATTTTATTTGGTATTAGTGTAGAGTACACAGGCATATCTATAACATACGGTATTGTAATGGGACTTGCTGCCTCTGTAGGGTCGTTAATTCCTTTATTCCAAATGGAACAGTTGCCAAGTAATATCAATATGGTATTAGCTGGTGTTGCACTTCTATTAGTAGGAGTAGGTATTACAGCCATTGCGGGTGTTAAAAGAGATTCAGTGCAGAATGGAGGAGAAGAAGCTAATGATTTTGATACTTTAGAAGATGATGCAGATGTATTAACATTGGCAGAACCTAAGGTAGCAGCACCAAAAAAATCTATTAAAGTAGGTGTAGCCATTGCAACTGCTTGTGGTGTTTTATCAGCAGCATTAAATGTTGGTTTCTCAAATGCAGCTCCTGTAGCGGCATCTGCGGTAACTAATTTTGGCGCAGATCCAAAAGATGCAAGTTTAGTAGCTTGGGTAGTCGTATTAATTGGTGCATTTATAATGAACGGAGGGTACGCTCTCTTCAAATTAGTTCAAAACAATTCATGGTCATCTTTTAAGGTGGCAAATAGTGGTAATGCTTATAAATGGTCAATTTTAGCAGGTTTATTCTGGTTTGCAGCTTTAGGAGTTTACGGACAGGGAGCAGCATTAATGGGAACTTTAGGTCCTGTTATCGGATGGCCAATATTACTTGGTTTAGCTTTAATTATTAGTAACGTTTGGGGATATAGATCAGGAGAATGGAAAGGGGCAAAACAGCCTTTTAATATTCTTTTAGGAGGATTGGCAGTATTAATTGTTGCCGTTTGTCTTCTTGGTTACGCCAACTACTAA
- a CDS encoding sulfatase-like hydrolase/transferase, producing MKTTTLLATLLTLITATFSVAQKQPNIVFLFADDAGYADFGFQGSKVYKTPNLDKLSKDGVIFDQMYVTASVCGPSRAGLLTGRYQQRYGFIENNVPGIMDDNSKFLGDEMGVPTNVKTMGERLQERGYKTAIFGKWHLGEADKYHPTKRGFDEFVGFRGGARSFFPYTDEQKKDPHNKNVGKGRWLERGFENFEEHEGYLTNVLADEACDFIERHKDERFFAFVSFNAVHLPLQIDPQDKETYPELEGVRRLNAQMTLSLDRACGQIIDKLEALGLAENTIIVFSNDNGGPSDKNASNNFPFAGVKGTQLEGGIRVPSFMVWPGKIKPNTRFEKSVMTFDLLPTFYTAAGGDASEINDIDGVDILPYLNGGKSGNLHEYMYWKWETRGVVRNGDWKLMRFPDRPAMLFNTKKDPGEQNDLSAKYPERVNKMFKELFAWEMQLERPMFMLRTAEEQWSANRFDQFRKPPAKVN from the coding sequence ATGAAAACAACAACTCTTTTAGCAACTCTTCTAACCCTAATTACAGCTACTTTTTCGGTAGCTCAGAAACAGCCAAATATTGTATTTCTGTTTGCTGATGATGCCGGATATGCAGACTTTGGATTTCAAGGGAGCAAAGTATACAAAACACCAAATCTAGATAAGCTTTCTAAAGACGGAGTCATCTTCGATCAGATGTATGTTACTGCATCAGTTTGTGGTCCGTCTAGAGCAGGATTATTAACAGGTAGATACCAACAACGATATGGTTTTATAGAAAACAACGTTCCGGGTATTATGGATGATAATAGTAAATTCTTAGGTGATGAAATGGGCGTGCCTACCAACGTGAAAACAATGGGAGAACGCTTGCAAGAAAGAGGTTACAAAACAGCAATTTTTGGTAAATGGCATCTTGGTGAAGCAGACAAATACCACCCAACTAAAAGGGGTTTTGATGAGTTTGTTGGTTTTAGAGGTGGAGCTAGAAGTTTCTTTCCTTATACAGACGAACAAAAGAAAGACCCACACAATAAAAATGTAGGTAAAGGTAGATGGTTAGAACGTGGATTCGAAAACTTTGAAGAGCACGAAGGGTATTTAACAAATGTTCTAGCAGATGAAGCTTGTGATTTTATTGAACGTCATAAGGACGAAAGATTTTTTGCTTTTGTATCGTTCAATGCAGTACACTTACCCTTGCAAATTGATCCACAAGACAAAGAGACTTACCCAGAATTAGAGGGTGTACGAAGACTAAATGCTCAGATGACTTTATCATTAGATAGAGCATGCGGACAAATAATAGATAAGTTAGAAGCATTAGGGTTAGCAGAGAATACAATAATTGTTTTCTCTAACGATAATGGAGGTCCTTCTGATAAAAATGCATCTAATAACTTTCCTTTTGCAGGCGTAAAAGGAACACAGTTAGAAGGCGGTATTAGAGTACCTAGTTTTATGGTTTGGCCTGGTAAAATAAAGCCAAATACACGCTTTGAAAAGTCTGTAATGACATTCGATTTGTTACCTACTTTCTATACAGCAGCAGGCGGAGACGCTTCTGAAATTAATGATATTGATGGGGTAGATATTCTTCCTTACCTAAACGGGGGGAAAAGTGGAAACCTACATGAATACATGTATTGGAAATGGGAAACAAGAGGTGTAGTAAGAAATGGTGATTGGAAATTAATGCGTTTTCCAGATAGACCAGCTATGCTTTTTAATACAAAGAAAGACCCAGGAGAACAAAATGATCTATCAGCAAAATATCCAGAAAGGGTAAACAAGATGTTTAAAGAACTTTTTGCTTGGGAAATGCAACTAGAGCGCCCAATGTTTATGTTACGCACAGCAGAGGAGCAGTGGTCGGCAAATCGCTTTGATCAATTTAGAAAGCCACCTGCAAAAGTCAACTAA